In Papaver somniferum cultivar HN1 chromosome 9, ASM357369v1, whole genome shotgun sequence, the genomic stretch CTAGCAGGGTACTTAGTCcagcacgacacaacacgttAGTTAAATGGGACGTGCTGGGTTTGACTAATTGGCACAGTAGCCCAGCATAGCACGTGGCACGGCACAAtacaacacgttaagaaagcatGTCATGTATAAAATACTACAAAACATGGcaaaatacatcacattttgCGTATATTTCAATAAAAAACCTTTATTTTAGCCAATTATTGACATTTTATCGTCGTTTTATTGCCTTATTTTCATAATAAtacatataatacctaaatatttggaaaacatttatactggaaaatataaaataaatgtgctCAACACAGCACAtcacgtttatttttctggcacagcACAACCCGGCATGCCATCTAGCACGGCACAACAGGACACGTTATAATCTCCGACACAGCACAATACGGCACAACACATAACACACTAAGCATGTGATTTCGTGGGATGTGCTGTGCTGGGCCGGCACGTTTTGCACCTCTAACTTGAGGCATTTGAGCAGAATAAAATTGAGGTTTGGGCCTGACATGCGTTGGTGGCGTAGCCGTGTCGGTCTACTCATGGAGGCCCATACTAATCCGGTAAAAAGAagaactatgattttgggcataccaaaatcttccaaggcatactgaatgaagacaaaaaaggttgtgaaatagaaaaatcagataaccccttaacccaaaattttcttaatggcaaatctgccctttacgtataagtgttaataatcttgattagtgattaaatattttgtttagtgattaaaataattttcagaattataagagttgtttagatgaaaaatttgagaaaaaaaaaggagagatagagaaggagaaagtgagaaaattctaattcttgattcaatggaggatgaggagggtcatcattcatctaaaaaatataggaaaatacatatcaactacaacaatgatcctgaaatggatgatttcttagattatgagaatgattttacacccactcaaactcaagctcaaactcaaacacaaactcaagatgatgatttttatgagccaaatcctgatgatgaagacattgatgaggaactcaatgcttctaatacacaggtacacttatatcctatacttagtCTCACTtatatagctctcaattatcaaaagttaggttttttgaatcatggttcggcgaaacaggttgaggttcggctcacatctatgagccgaatctaccaattgatgaacggttcggcttactgaatttgtttactgcatgcgccgaacctataatttccaattccaacccttttgctagacactagttcggcttatatgaaagtttcatagtaagccgaacaacaccctgaatagcccggaatagaatcattactaattcggcttatatatccaaaatcgtatgtgccgaacataattttttaatttctgggttgaaatattgttactggttcggcacatatggagaatatcgtatcatcctaaacctcttatgttcagggttcgacacataatatgattatcgtctgagcctaacatgaatttgttactttttgggttaaaatattgttcgtggttcaaCACATATTGAGGAtgtcgtataagccgaaacctgtaaatgtttatagtttggaacataatgtgattatcgaatgcgccgaaccttgttattatattccctttctagtgtttaaccttgtgatattctttgtagatcatgcttggacccatggaaaatcaacctgatccagtagacataattcacgaggataccaaggatcacttccaaaatgatttggtatgtaagaaagtgaagtctaatgatggagaataccaaggtccatattaaactcattaaaatcaattatatcttatcttcaacttcaatagaatgaaaagacaaacacaacgcaaaaagaatgaggtcattccgacatcagacgaaaaagttatggccaaaacaagatcgaaaaacttgagtgtgcaaagagaaggttcggctgataactcaacaacacgagctagccgaacctagagccttcaaatcaatattttcgaagtgtttacaaaGAGAGGTTCgtcttgaaagtgatctaatcgagtcatccgaacctgacaaccagggtaaatttcacttctcaggttcggctgggaaggtttgcaaggtattagccgaacatGACACTGTTCTGGGAtgtattcaatacacattttcGGGTTCGGATAAAAATTGACCTTTacggtttagccgaactgttcatacacactttcagggtgaaatttcaagaaaagttcggctcaaaactcaactcaattatcagccgaacccgctactgtaactgtcaaaaaccctaagtttttagcaatttaacccattcaatccatgaaaaacaacaaataaaaaattgggtttgtagggaatatcttcttatcctcatttcagtatttggagcttcaaatggttgaatttacgattcaattatagtttttacaccttcatcttcaattggttgttcttctttaattcatggattggaagaggattttgAACACCTGACGCTTACTTTTTTCTTTGCACaatccattatatagttcaatttaaccgatgatcgaattttcacgaaCCGATAATTAATTACAATGATGAAAAAAATATtctgagagaaaaggaaggtggtttggatggaggaagaagaagagatgtttaggatggtttattttttgattttaggttcaagggtatataggtaattgaactacccaatagacaccccttataaggtcacctaggatgggaaaactattttgtatgccttgaaagtttttggtatgcctaaaatcatagttcAAAAAGAACAATAGAAAGTTACGAGCTCTAGGTTTTGGTATCGGGAAGTTTGCAAAGCCTGCACTTTTCTAGCTAATCGGTTTTAGATGTAGAATTTCAACCTTCTCCCAGTAGAGATTAAATTAGAGATTCTCAAATTATTACCTTTGGAATCAGCTGTTCAATGTAAGTTCGTATGCAAAAATTGGAATAATATTGCGCATCATCATCTTCTAGAGTGTGGTAAGTTTGTGCTTACTTTGAATGGTGTTGTTTTTTTCGTTACTTTGATATTGTCTTACTCCATCGAATGCTTATTAGTTATTACAAATACTTCTTTTGGTTATATTAGTTAAGGAAAGCCTAGTTGAGTTGGAACGGAAGTCAAAGGAACTAACTGAAACAAATTTGCGTGTCGAACTTTGTCAGGTAATCCGTTGTTAGACATGAATTCTAAAATTTTTGCTACCCAAATTTGTATTCAGTCCTAAAgttttgtcaaaaaaaataattagatgTGCATCGAGCTAGGCCTCATCGATGTTCAGGCACTAAGGAATGTGGAGTTGCTGGTGCAGCTGCAGCAGCAGATGAAAATCTCTTTCAAGCGATAATGTCACTACGTGCAGCTGAAAGATTTTGGAATTAGTGATCGAACAAAACGAACATTAACCATCTCAAAAATTATACAGATTAAACCAAATGGCCTAAACAACATGTTCAGTTGTCTTCCGAACGTACAACTGAAGTGACAGAGAAACAAACAAAACGAACATTAACCATCTCAAAAATTATTTCGTCTTTGCTTTGGAATGGAACTTTGATGCGTCTCCAGCAGAACTTCTAGAGGTACCAGCGACCATCAGCGTGAACATATTTTACCTTGCGGAATCCATGTGTAAACTTATGGTATTACCTTGACCATATATCTGAAGTTTAGGCCTATATATGAAAAAGACACAGACGACAAGTTCAAATATTCAAACTCATACCCCAATCAATAATCTTTTGGTTCTCTCCTTGTTGAACtcaaattctaaatttgtgtCATTGAGTGACTCCCCAAGTTTGGTGGCTTTGGTACTGACGGGACCAGTTGGGCGCAAGAGGGGAGCTAGATATGAACAAGTAGAGGCAACTCCAACTCCTCGATATCTGAGTATTTCACGTATAAGTTCTACTTTACCTGACCCAACATATCTTCCACACATAACACCATCTCTGACAAACATAAATGTTGGAGCTTTAACAACTTCCATATCTTTCAAGAATTGCCTACAACTATCATTTTCATCTCCATCCATTCTTGCGAAAACTACATTATCACCCATTAGTCTTGATAACATTAAGACGGTTGGATATACCTTAACACATGGTCCACAATATTTTAACCCTATGTCGAGAACAATTAACTTGTTATCTGTTCTATGTTTTTCTATCAGatcttcaacatcttttcttgaaTGTAATCGAATTACACCTGCATGATTGTCTCCGTAGTATAATACGTCTCGCATAAGTTCATCCCGACCAATTATACCGCTTTCTTCATGGATTTTCCCCATACTTCTGTAAAAATTAAACTGTGgaactttttcaattttttctcttTCACAAAGCGCTCTTGTTTTGTCAGATTCATCACCCATTACTAAGACGAACTCAGCATCATTACATCTTCTACTTAAATCTGCTATGAAAGGATATATTTTATGATTATGTTTACTATAACTTGCGGCTACTACAAGCTTGTCTCTCGCTGTATGAAGTGCTTCGTCGAATTCTTCAATACTCTGAACTTGTTGAACTCTCTCGTTACTACTTTTTCCCTTCTTGGTTGCAGTTATTATCGCTTTTGTACAAAGGTTATTGTGAGTTATCTGGAGTTTTGTTGTTGGTAACGGTTTGGACGGTGTAGGGAGGAAAAGAAAGGGAGTTTTGGAGGAGTATGGGTGTACTTTTACTGTATAAGAACGTGGTTTGAATAAGAAGCTTATGGGTGTAGTAATGGCAGCCATGGAGTTAGAATTTTGGAAATTGTGTTTGAAGAGAATGGACTTATATATACGATAGATCTATAAAAACTATAAAAAACTAGAAATTATTGACTAAGAAAATAACTctgataataataaatcaaataatAACAATACTTGTcttcttatataggcttcaatAGTTCCATATAGCACTAAGAAACAGACCTAAGTTAGAAAAAGGAAATCCTACATTAACAAACCAACTAAATTGAGGTTTTGGCCGGACCTGCCAATAGGGCACGCCCGGCGGTGCTAGTCTATTCGCCTGCAGGGCCCATATTTATCCTGCATAAAAAGCAaccaattatttttttaaaattacgAGCTTTAGATTTAGGGATTGGTTCTTGCGGTGAAATTTTAAGCGTGCTCTTTCCTGGCTAATCCTTGTTTAATGGAGAAATTTAAAACTTACGCTCGAAATGAATTCTATGAGTTTTCTACAAAGTTTGCATTCATATTTAAAGTTTTGTAATAAATGAATTCAAATGTTTACTAAGGTCACCAAGCTAGAAGTTGTCAAGCATACAATTGAATCTGGAGTTACAGCTGAAGCAGATGCAATAAATCTCGTTAAAGCGACAAGGTTGGTGCGTAGAGCTGAAGGTTATAGGGAAAAATTGATTAATCAACTTGGGTCCCTAAAGTGACCAATTTCTCGTTTGTGGTTCTGCACTTTCTTCTTGAAATGGTGGTCCTAAGACAAATTAATTAAGAGACCGGAATTTGCATGTTGGCATAACACTTTCGCTTCATATCAAGGAGATGGAAACCtgcaatgtttttaaatttttgaAACTTGAAATTCCTTCTGTTAAGAGTGTGGTTATTTGCTACAAAATTGTTCTACCTTTACATTTTAAGAACAAATATTAGATGTGGTTTCAGAAAAATGATGATTGTGGTCTCATTTTGGTCTAACGTCCAGCGTGAAAATGACTTGAATATGTTGTAATCTTAGGAGGCATCAGCTCGTCAGATTCTTCTAGTACTGCCATTTAGTTAATGGTCATAAAGATGATTTACCAACCTATCTTCATATTGTAATTAAGAGAGTAAGAGTGATCTCCCAACCGCTACGGAACCAAATTTGTATTCCTGTGTAATATTTTCAGACTTGGGTCTTACATAACACGTTCACTTTCTTCTAAACCACCAAACTGATCATTTATTCCTGTGTAACTTTTGCTCTTTCACAAAACGCTTTTGTTTTGTCAGGCTCATCGCCCATTACTATGACAAGCTCAACGTCAGTACATCTTCTACTTAAATCTAACATGAAAGAATATATTTTATGATTATGTTTGCCATGACCTGCGACAAAAATTACTACTACAAGCTTGTCTGTCGTTTTTTGAAGTGCAGCGTCCAAATCTTCAAtattatgattttgatgaactttCTTCTCATTAATACTTTTTCCCTTCTTGGTCGCAGTTATTGCCTTAGCGAGTTATCTGAGGTTTTGCTGATGGTAATCGTTTGGGTAGTG encodes the following:
- the LOC113311338 gene encoding thioredoxin-like protein CDSP32, chloroplastic, translating into MAAITTPISFLFKPRSYTVKVHPYSSKTPFLFLPTPSKPLPTTKLQITHNNLCTKAIITATKKGKSSNERVQQVQSIEEFDEALHTARDKLVVAASYSKHNHKIYPFIADLSRRCNDAEFVLVMGDESDKTRALCEREKIEKVPQFNFYRSMGKIHEESGIIGRDELMRDVLYYGDNHAGVIRLHSRKDVEDLIEKHRTDNKLIVLDIGLKYCGPCVKVYPTVLMLSRLMGDNVVFARMDGDENDSCRQFLKDMEVVKAPTFMFVRDGVMCGRYVGSGKVELIREILRYRGVGVASTCSYLAPLLRPTGPVSTKATKLGESLNDTNLEFEFNKERTKRLLIGV